DNA from Vespa velutina chromosome 23, iVesVel2.1, whole genome shotgun sequence:
tgtaagttaacaaaaaaaaaaaaaaaaaaaaaaaaaaagaaaagaaaagaaaaagaaaaaagaaaaaggtctAAGGACCTGTTGTTCTATTGCACATCTCCTTTACCCCTTCTCCTACGCGGCACGCCGTCCGCGAGGATAGCGCAATATGTTTCCCAAgcattatatttgattatttttctttattttattgttaaaaataccttataattagtaattatcgttagaatgcactcaattattttccatttacaTAGTCCATGTTGTCGCTTATAACCATCATGCACTAATGTATCTTGAACTTGGCTTCTAACTTCAAATTATTACGTTCTAACGTACTCTTTCGAATTAGTATTCAATTTATCGAACTTTTTGTCTTACCTTCTGTGAACTTAACTTTTCCGTTTGGAGTTACGCCATTAGTATGCAACGTACGAACGTCCATAAGTtgatcttaaaatattttcatactactttaaatataatatagactATAAAGCATACTGTAAGCtgacttatatttattttatatttatataaaatatatcttttatacacTAATTTCTCTATTGATCTTATATAAagcaaatatttataagaaattattgttaattataaaatcagtCATTGTTTTCTATTTCAGTTGGTACAGTGGAAAGGTCTGGAGGCAGACCGACATTTGCTGCGCTCTTTGCTCTCTTACGTCGATTTCTCAACCGGAGAGCCACCAGAATCAAGTGCTAAGGATTATTTTCAAGTACAGCTTCTAAAGCAAGAGTGTACCAATCTGCTCAGCAAGCCTTCTCTGATTTCTAACTTCTGTTTTGCAATAGATCATCCTTTACATCATCAGAAGGTTTATTATTGCATGTtctgttattaccattattacctttatcctgatatatagataaatataaaagaagtaatataataaagaaggaaTCTAACCTTATTTAGAATGATATGGTTTATCTCCATAGCTCATTTGAATCATTGTTTTTAGACTTTGAATTCATCGCcaaagttttttttacatcTGAAGAAGGTACTTGGGCTGACGCTAGTACAGGAAGTTGCTTTTGCGATTGTACTACAACATtctgaaaatatcgatattcgtGCATTGGCTCACGAGCACATTAAAAAACAACTAcctgaattaataaaaaattatattaattcggAGACAAGCAATAAGCATCACGAGGAAGGCTTACACGATTCGTCGCCAGAAGTTTTGCATCTTATACTTTCACAGGTTTTTCATATTCCTAATCAATTTGGTGTTTCTTCCGaagcaaaggaaaaatttCTCAAGAATTTAAGGCGCGATTTTCCCCGTGAACTGGTACCAGTGGTGCTAGCACCACTCTTGTATCCAGGCGACGGGGAAACTCCGCAAGccaaaattgaattaaacaTGGCTGTCAATCAAATGGTTGGtacaacttttatttttatttttatttttattaagaacatattattatttccaaacGGCTATTTTAGGATGGCAATTCATTAGTGGAGTTGATCATGGAATTAGGATACGGATTTACTAGTAGCGTAGAAGAATGTAGATCGGCATTAGCTGGTTTAGGGGCTAGAGAAATATCTCCAGCATGCGTTGCTCGAGTTTTAGCTCATATGGCACGCAGTTGTAATAGTCTTGATGATGCTGGAGGCTTACAATCATTTTGGGGGAACTCTGCTTCTACTCAAGAtgctaataaagaaaaaacttcaGAAAGTATTGCTCCCACAACTTGGAACGTTGAAGTTTTTGTTCAAGCTTTAAAGGAAATAGTATGTAACATAAGCAACTTTGATATTTatgtttcataatatatacggACAACACATGTACGTCTTTTGTctctatatttaatattcattatatatttgtgtgtattgCAGCAATCAACATTATTGTGGAATGAGGTGATCGTGAAATTGGACCATGCTGAGTTTATCATTAAAGATAGACAAGGATTAAATTTGCTAATCATGGGCTTAAGATTAGGTTTGCAACATCAAGGGTATCCTCCAGATGTGTTCCCTGTTGAACTTTTTTATCGACATTGGGAAAATGTAGAGGGTCAATTTTCTTTAGTACAACAAATTTTGAAGTGTCCTGACATATTTTGTTTTGCTGATTATCCATACCATTCGGTTACTGTTGATGTATTGAAAGCAGCTCCTGAAGGAGATAGTAAGGAAGCACAAACATGGAGATCTTTGTATGTCGTTGAACTGCTTCTACATATGGCTGAGAGGGGTTTATATGGACCAgttcaagaaatatttaaatggcCTATTCAACATTGTCCAGACGTACTTGTCTTAgctttattacaaattaatccGCCTATAACTTTACTTAGGCAAGAATTACTCAGTACACTTATGCCCATCTTTCTTGGGAATCATCCAAATTCTGCAGTGATTTTACATCATGCGTGGCATgcaaataatgttaaaataaaatccattATTATGCATGCAATGGCTGAATGGTACATACGTGGTGACCATGATCAGACAAGATTGTCTCGCATTTTAGATGTTGCACAAGATCTTAAAGCATTATCAGCATTATTGAACGCGCAATCTTTTCCATTTGTCATTGATCTAGCATGTCTAGCATCTCGAcgagaatatttgaaattagaaaaatggtTGACAGATAAAATTAGAGACCATGGAGAAGTTTTTGTTGCTGCTTgtgtaaaatttttacatagaCGGTGTCCGCAAGTGATGGGTCCTGGTATAAAAGAGGATCCTACAGTGCCAAAAGCAAGTCAGCTTCCACAAGAAACACTCACAACTATTCTTGCTTGTTTGCAAGTATGTGCCGGGTAAGTTTCATAATTTtagtatttttctatttttcaataaaagttctttgatttaattttaacataaaaaaaaaaaaaaaaaaaagaatctttccTGTAGGTTTACTCATTAATAATcagataatcttttatttttaggaGTGTTTCTCAAGAGTGTTCTGAAGCAATAATGACGATGGTACAAAATTGCAgtttaatgttaaataaaaccACTATGAGTAGACCTCCACCACCAGGGGTTCTAAGACATAGAGGATTAGAACCATTTAATCCTGCGACATTAGGAGGGCAGGTATATATGCACATGTATCTTGAAACATCAATTATACTTGGCCATAACTTAATCACATacctattttaatatttcagttattttcttctaaGCAAGTAGATCCACTTGGAAATTTAAGTTCAAGTCTTGCTTCTATGGGTTTAGGATCTAGTCTTGGACCACCTAGTAGTTCTGCATTTAATTTGCCAGGAGCATTAGGACCCTTAGTTTCAGCACCTGGATCTCCTTCTAGATTAACAGGACCTTCTCCAAGCCCATTTCCAATGTTACCATTATCTTCACAACTCCATTCTGGCCCAGTTGGAACACAGGGTCCTTCTGTATTACCTGGTAGTACAATTGGAGGATTAGGACGACTTGGTCCACCAACGGGTATAGAAAAAGCAAGAATACCTGAAACATCAAATCTGTTTCCTGATATGCCACAAAATGTATCTAAAGAAATTGAAGACGAAGCAAATAGCtattttcaatgtatatacaatCATCCACCTCATCCCACATTGTCAATTGATGAAGTTCTTGATATGCtcaaaaaatttcaagattcaggaaacaaaagagaaagagaggtattCAATTGTATGCttcgaaatttattcgaagaatatcgtttttttcctcAATATCCAGATAAAGAACTGCAAATAACTGCACAATTATTTGGTGGGATTATTGAAAGAGGTTTGGTTAATAGTTACATGACACTTGGATTGGCACTTAGATTTGTTTTGGATGCTTTGAGAAAGCCAGATGGTAGTAAAATGTATTACTTTGGTATAACAGCTTTGGATCGTTTTAAAAGTCGTTTGAAAGATTATCAAACATATTGCGAACACGTGAGGAACATACAGCATTTTAGTGAATTTCCACCACATTTAATAGAGTATATAGAATATGGTCTACAAGGACAAGAACCTCCTACTCGACCTCAAGGTCCTGTCCTTCCAAAAACATTAGCTGCTATGTTAGCTCCAGTTACAACACCATATAAAACTATTACAACAACAACTATAACAACAAGTACTACTCAGGCTAAGCCTTCCACAACACCAACTACTTCACTTTCTGCCAGAGTAAGTTGATAgaagatacattttttttttttttagagcatatttttatttaacaacattttttatatttattcatcattgtcttatataatcaaaaaattgtttttattttagccCTCTATTGCAAATGCAACTAACATTGATACGTTGCTTGTAGCAAcggataaagaggaaaaaattacGACACCGCCTGAAGCATTACAAGACAAGACTGcatttattttcaacaatCTTAGTCAACTCAATTTACAACAAAAATGTGATGAAATTCGAGAAATAGTTACTGAAGATTATTGGCCTTGGATGGCCCAATATTTAGTGATGAAACGTGCTAgcattgaattaaattttcatgcCTTATATTCTAATTTCCTTGATTGCTTAAAACTTCCAGAAGTTAATAAAATGGTAACTAGAGAAACATTCAGAAATATCAAGGTAAGTACAACAAAGCATTCCTTTATATGTAAATCTTATATTAGATAGCtatcaatttatatgtatatatatgtatgtatgtatgtatatatatgttttcttaGGTATTATTACGGAGTGATAAAGGAATAGCAAATTTTTCTGATCGATCTCTTTTAAAAAACTTGGGGCATTGGCTTGGAATGTTAACCCTTGGTAGAAATAAACCTATTTTAcaggtaattttttttagtatattcaaattatttgtttgtatGCATACAATCTTTGTAAAATgcattatatatgttattatatcatttcaattttaatacaataggtggatattgatttaaaaagcTTGTTAGTTGAAGCATATCACAAAGGTCAACAAGAACTTCTTTATGTTGTACCTTTTGTTGCAAAAGTCTTGGAAAGTTGTGCGAAAAGTCGTGTTTTTCGTCCTCCTAATCCATGGACAATGGCAATTATGAATGTGCTAGCAGAACTTCATCAAGAGCCAgacttaaaattaaatttaaaatttgaaattgaagTGCTTTGTAAAAACTTAAGCATCGATGTTGGAGTAAGTTTTACAACAACTACGtaaactataatttttttatgtttatcttGTTCAAATAATgagataattatttgattgtaTAGGAATTAAAACCAGcagtttatttaaaagatcCTGAAAAATTACGTAACTTGGATTATCAATTGTCACATCCAAATAAGAAAACAGAAGCAGGAAATAATCAACAACAGACACAAGCCCCTATTGAAGAATTAGTCGGACCTACGACAACAGGAACTATTGTTGCTCAATCAGCACCTCCTGCTAACACTACACCATCTTTACCTACTGGACCACCAGAACCACGTTTTAGTTATATGGATATATCTGTTACAGGCATTACCAATATTTCTCAACATATCACCATAAATAatcaagtatatataaatagatcttAGCATTTGAAAGATATGATTGAGATTGTAAATTTCTtacattatatcttttattttcagcTACCTTTGTTCCAAACGCATCCTCatttaaaacaatttgttCGTCCTGCTGTTGAAAGAGCTATACAAGAATGGATTCATCCAGTTGTTGATCGATCTATTAAAATAGCTTTGACTACAAGTGAACAAATCGTAAGGAAAGACTTTGCTTTGGATCCTGAAGAAGTAAGGATGCGAACAGCAGCACGTCATATGGTTCGTAATTTAACTGCTGGAATGGCTATGATTACATGTAGAGATCAGGTAAGTATTAACttacatgataaaaaaatatacgatacaatcgtgtataatatatcattttttttttttctttttatataatatattagttgttatttttttttctagattttAGCATCAATAAGTACAAATTTAAAGCAAGCTTTTCTAACAGCTATGATGGGTACAACTCCTCAGCAAAAAGAATTAGCAGAGCAAGCTGCAACTGTTGTAGCTGCCGATAATATGGAACTTGCTTGCGCATTTGTACAAAAGACTGCTGTTGAAAAAGCTATCCCAGAGATGGATAAACGTTTACTCAATGAAATAGAATTACGAAAAATTGCACgacaagaaggaagaagatattGTGATCCTTTAGCTAAGTATCAAGCTGAAAGGATGCCAGAACAGATTCGATTAAAAGTAGGCGGGATAACTCCTCAACAAATGGCTGTTTATGAAGAATTTGCCAGAAATATACCTGGATTCTTACCATTATCCGAAAGAGATACACAAGCACTTTTTGTGCCAAAACCAGTAACGGTAatcttttaatgaaataatgtttttataatatcgttaatatcaattcttttcacttttttctcttttttttttccttttgtttttaagGAAACTGCAGTAGTTCCGTTTGCTACTAATCCAGCCGTTGCAGTAGCAACGGCTCAACAAGTAGCTGCATATGCAGCTGCTGTAAGTAACGATGAAGTAGGAGCAATGTTAGAAAAACTTGCAGCTGAAGTAGATGTATTGCTTTCTGCAATGGGTCCGGCTGCACCACCCCCACAACACGTAGCACTTCATAGTCTTTTAGAGTCTATTATCCTTACTAGAAGATCAAGGGATGCAGGTGCTGCAATGACGCTcttaaaaaaagtaagaacGCCATAAcacaaaatatttgaaagtaatatcttattaacaaaatcaatTTTGTCTACGAATATTTCAGGCTGTAGAAGGATTATTAGATGGTCCTACTATTTCTAGCGGAGTGACGGATTCGGAAATCGTCTTGCGTTATAGAGAACTTCATTTACGCATTCTGAAATGTCTTCAAGATCCACGTGCTTATGGTATGCAGTGGACGAACAAACATGTTACCCGTTTCTTAACAGAATGTAGAGAagattttcgttataattttgaAGCCGTAGATTGTTTAATAAGGtatgtttaaaaatagaaaatgcgATAGCTACGGCATATAATTCACAGtgcaaatttatatgaaataatgcgAATGTTTTGATTTTAGATCTCATTTGATCAGTCTTCCACAATATGATTTAGCTCTAGCACAAGCTATGGATGCTAGTAATGCTATGGCAACTGCATTTGCTATGCAATTGGTTCAACTATATCTCATTGATGAGAGACAAACGACACATGTAACAGAATCTGATCTGTTTCATACGATTGAAATACTTGTAAGAATAGCACATCATAGAGCTCCACCAGAAGGGTAAATATTgcgttaatattataaatattatattgttttttcttttatatatatatatattatgtatgtcaTTCATATTTATGCTCTTATAGAATCCCACTCTTTAGACTTACTAGTCTAATAGAATCATTACGTGCAAACCATGACCCTGCAGTATTAGCCGATCGTGCTCCTGCAGGACCGACAGCACACATCCACTCTGGAATTCTCCAGGTGAGAGTAAGTAAATTCTGCGGTATTTtaggtataaaataaaagacattTGTTATAACGATTGtcacttgtttcttttttcttaattacagGCCCGTGATTTCGATGATCCACCAGGATTAATGGAGAAGACCGAATACTTATTACGTGAATGGGTTTCAATGCATCATAGTCCTACCCATGCTCGTGATCCTACTAAAGCATTTGGAATGTTTGTCCATCAAATGAACATTCATGGCATTTTAAAAACTGATGACCTCATAActagattttttaaattaagcaCTCAAATGTGCGTGGACCTTTGTTATCGCGCATTGGCCGAAACCAATGCAGTTCCTTCTGTTGTTCGCGCGAAATGTTTCCACTCGTTAGACGCTTTTGTGCGCTTAGTTGCGCTCTTAGTCAAACATTCTGGCGACACAACAAATACTCATACAAAAATCAACTTATTAAACAAAGTACTTGGAATAGTTGCTGGAGTGTTACTGCAAGATCATGAAATGCGTGGTACAGATTTCCAGCAATTACCTTATCATCGAATTTTCATCATGCTCTTTTTAGAGCTTTGTGCCCCTGAACCTGTTTTAGAGGCAGTCAATTATCAAGTTTTAACAGCCTTCTGTCATACGTTACACATATTGAGACCTGCCAAAGCTTCGGGCTTTTGTTATGCCTGGTTAGAGCTTGTTTCGCACAGGGTTTTCATTGGACGTATGCTCGCTATTACTCCACAGCAAAAATGTTGGGGAATGTACGCTCAACTTctcatcgatttatttaaatacctAGCACCGTATCTGCGTAA
Protein-coding regions in this window:
- the LOC124956819 gene encoding CCR4-NOT transcription complex subunit 1 isoform X1 — its product is MNLDSLSFTLSQISYLVANLTKKNFRDSCKEISILVQWKGLEADRHLLRSLLSYVDFSTGEPPESSAKDYFQVQLLKQECTNLLSKPSLISNFCFAIDHPLHHQKTLNSSPKFFLHLKKVLGLTLVQEVAFAIVLQHSENIDIRALAHEHIKKQLPELIKNYINSETSNKHHEEGLHDSSPEVLHLILSQVFHIPNQFGVSSEAKEKFLKNLRRDFPRELVPVVLAPLLYPGDGETPQAKIELNMAVNQMDGNSLVELIMELGYGFTSSVEECRSALAGLGAREISPACVARVLAHMARSCNSLDDAGGLQSFWGNSASTQDANKEKTSESIAPTTWNVEVFVQALKEIQSTLLWNEVIVKLDHAEFIIKDRQGLNLLIMGLRLGLQHQGYPPDVFPVELFYRHWENVEGQFSLVQQILKCPDIFCFADYPYHSVTVDVLKAAPEGDSKEAQTWRSLYVVELLLHMAERGLYGPVQEIFKWPIQHCPDVLVLALLQINPPITLLRQELLSTLMPIFLGNHPNSAVILHHAWHANNVKIKSIIMHAMAEWYIRGDHDQTRLSRILDVAQDLKALSALLNAQSFPFVIDLACLASRREYLKLEKWLTDKIRDHGEVFVAACVKFLHRRCPQVMGPGIKEDPTVPKASQLPQETLTTILACLQVCAGSVSQECSEAIMTMVQNCSLMLNKTTMSRPPPPGVLRHRGLEPFNPATLGGQLFSSKQVDPLGNLSSSLASMGLGSSLGPPSSSAFNLPGALGPLVSAPGSPSRLTGPSPSPFPMLPLSSQLHSGPVGTQGPSVLPGSTIGGLGRLGPPTGIEKARIPETSNLFPDMPQNVSKEIEDEANSYFQCIYNHPPHPTLSIDEVLDMLKKFQDSGNKREREVFNCMLRNLFEEYRFFPQYPDKELQITAQLFGGIIERGLVNSYMTLGLALRFVLDALRKPDGSKMYYFGITALDRFKSRLKDYQTYCEHVRNIQHFSEFPPHLIEYIEYGLQGQEPPTRPQGPVLPKTLAAMLAPVTTPYKTITTTTITTSTTQAKPSTTPTTSLSARPSIANATNIDTLLVATDKEEKITTPPEALQDKTAFIFNNLSQLNLQQKCDEIREIVTEDYWPWMAQYLVMKRASIELNFHALYSNFLDCLKLPEVNKMVTRETFRNIKVLLRSDKGIANFSDRSLLKNLGHWLGMLTLGRNKPILQVDIDLKSLLVEAYHKGQQELLYVVPFVAKVLESCAKSRVFRPPNPWTMAIMNVLAELHQEPDLKLNLKFEIEVLCKNLSIDVGELKPAVYLKDPEKLRNLDYQLSHPNKKTEAGNNQQQTQAPIEELVGPTTTGTIVAQSAPPANTTPSLPTGPPEPRFSYMDISVTGITNISQHITINNQLPLFQTHPHLKQFVRPAVERAIQEWIHPVVDRSIKIALTTSEQIVRKDFALDPEEVRMRTAARHMVRNLTAGMAMITCRDQILASISTNLKQAFLTAMMGTTPQQKELAEQAATVVAADNMELACAFVQKTAVEKAIPEMDKRLLNEIELRKIARQEGRRYCDPLAKYQAERMPEQIRLKVGGITPQQMAVYEEFARNIPGFLPLSERDTQALFVPKPVTETAVVPFATNPAVAVATAQQVAAYAAAVSNDEVGAMLEKLAAEVDVLLSAMGPAAPPPQHVALHSLLESIILTRRSRDAGAAMTLLKKAVEGLLDGPTISSGVTDSEIVLRYRELHLRILKCLQDPRAYGMQWTNKHVTRFLTECREDFRYNFEAVDCLIRSHLISLPQYDLALAQAMDASNAMATAFAMQLVQLYLIDERQTTHVTESDLFHTIEILVRIAHHRAPPEGIPLFRLTSLIESLRANHDPAVLADRAPAGPTAHIHSGILQVRARDFDDPPGLMEKTEYLLREWVSMHHSPTHARDPTKAFGMFVHQMNIHGILKTDDLITRFFKLSTQMCVDLCYRALAETNAVPSVVRAKCFHSLDAFVRLVALLVKHSGDTTNTHTKINLLNKVLGIVAGVLLQDHEMRGTDFQQLPYHRIFIMLFLELCAPEPVLEAVNYQVLTAFCHTLHILRPAKASGFCYAWLELVSHRVFIGRMLAITPQQKCWGMYAQLLIDLFKYLAPYLRNAELAKPVTLLYKGTLRVLLVLLHDFPEFLCDYHYGFCDVIPPNCIQMRNLILSAFPRNMRLPDPFTPNLKVDMLQEIAHAPRVLTNFASMIQPLSFKKELDSYLKARAPVTFLSELRSNLQVSQEAGVRYNIQLMNALVLYVGTQAIAFIRSKGHTPNMSTIAHSAHMDIFQNLAVDLDTEGRYLFLNAIANQLRYPNSHTHYFSCTLLYLFAEANTEAIQEQITRVLLERLIVNRPHPWGLLITFIELIKNPTYKFWTHEFVHCAPEIEKLFESVARSCMVQKQVQPTPEPEIPE
- the LOC124956819 gene encoding CCR4-NOT transcription complex subunit 1 isoform X2 — translated: MNLDSLSFTLSQISYLVANLTKKNFRDSCKEISILVQWKGLEADRHLLRSLLSYVDFSTGEPPESSAKDYFQVQLLKQECTNLLSKPSLISNFCFAIDHPLHHQKTLNSSPKFFLHLKKVLGLTLVQEVAFAIVLQHSENIDIRALAHEHIKKQLPELIKNYINSETSNKHHEEGLHDSSPEVLHLILSQVFHIPNQFGVSSEAKEKFLKNLRRDFPRELVPVVLAPLLYPGDGETPQAKIELNMAVNQMDGNSLVELIMELGYGFTSSVEECRSALAGLGAREISPACVARVLAHMARSCNSLDDAGGLQSFWGNSASTQDANKEKTSESIAPTTWNVEVFVQALKEIQSTLLWNEVIVKLDHAEFIIKDRQGLNLLIMGLRLGLQHQGYPPDVFPVELFYRHWENVEGQFSLVQQILKCPDIFCFADYPYHSVTVDVLKAAPEGDSKEAQTWRSLYVVELLLHMAERGLYGPVQEIFKWPIQHCPDVLVLALLQINPPITLLRQELLSTLMPIFLGNHPNSAVILHHAWHANNVKIKSIIMHAMAEWYIRGDHDQTRLSRILDVAQDLKALSALLNAQSFPFVIDLACLASRREYLKLEKWLTDKIRDHGEVFVAACVKFLHRRCPQVMGPGIKEDPTVPKASQLPQETLTTILACLQVCAGSVSQECSEAIMTMVQNCSLMLNKTTMSRPPPPGVLRHRGLEPFNPATLGGQLFSSKQVDPLGNLSSSLASMGLGSSLGPPSSSAFNLPGALGPLVSAPGSPSRLTGPSPSPFPMLPLSSQLHSGPVGTQGPSVLPGSTIGGLGRLGPPTGIEKARIPETSNLFPDMPQNVSKEIEDEANSYFQCIYNHPPHPTLSIDEVLDMLKKFQDSGNKREREVFNCMLRNLFEEYRFFPQYPDKELQITAQLFGGIIERGLVNSYMTLGLALRFVLDALRKPDGSKMYYFGITALDRFKSRLKDYQTYCEHVRNIQHFSEFPPHLIEYIEYGLQGQEPPTRPQGPVLPKTLAAMLAPVTTPYKTITTTTITTSTTQAKPSTTPTTSLSARPSIANATNIDTLLVATDKEEKITTPPEALQDKTAFIFNNLSQLNLQQKCDEIREIVTEDYWPWMAQYLVMKRASIELNFHALYSNFLDCLKLPEVNKMVTRETFRNIKVLLRSDKGIANFSDRSLLKNLGHWLGMLTLGRNKPILQVDIDLKSLLVEAYHKGQQELLYVVPFVAKVLESCAKSRVFRPPNPWTMAIMNVLAELHQEPDLKLNLKFEIEVLCKNLSIDVGELKPAVYLKDPEKLRNLDYQLSHPNKKTEAGNNQQQTQAPIEELVGPTTTGTIVAQSAPPANTTPSLPTGPPEPRFSYMDISVTGITNISQHITINNQLPLFQTHPHLKQFVRPAVERAIQEWIHPVVDRSIKIALTTSEQIVRKDFALDPEEVRMRTAARHMVRNLTAGMAMITCRDQILASISTNLKQAFLTAMMGTTPQQKELAEQAATVVAADNMELACAFVQKTAVEKAIPEMDKRLLNEIELRKIARQEGRRYCDPLAKYQAERMPEQIRLKVGGITPQQMAVYEEFARNIPGFLPLSERDTQALFVPKPVTETAVVPFATNPAVAVATAQQVAAYAAAVSNDEVGAMLEKLAAEVDVLLSAMGPAAPPPQHVALHSLLESIILTRRSRDAGAAMTLLKKAVEGLLDGPTISSGVTDSEIVLRYRELHLRILKCLQDPRAYGMQWTNKHVTRFLTECREDFRYNFEAVDCLIRSHLISLPQYDLALAQAMDASNAMATAFAMQLVQLYLIDERQTTHVTESDLFHTIEILVRIAHHRAPPEGIPLFRLTSLIESLRANHDPAVLADRAPAGPTAHIHSGILQARDFDDPPGLMEKTEYLLREWVSMHHSPTHARDPTKAFGMFVHQMNIHGILKTDDLITRFFKLSTQMCVDLCYRALAETNAVPSVVRAKCFHSLDAFVRLVALLVKHSGDTTNTHTKINLLNKVLGIVAGVLLQDHEMRGTDFQQLPYHRIFIMLFLELCAPEPVLEAVNYQVLTAFCHTLHILRPAKASGFCYAWLELVSHRVFIGRMLAITPQQKCWGMYAQLLIDLFKYLAPYLRNAELAKPVTLLYKGTLRVLLVLLHDFPEFLCDYHYGFCDVIPPNCIQMRNLILSAFPRNMRLPDPFTPNLKVDMLQEIAHAPRVLTNFASMIQPLSFKKELDSYLKARAPVTFLSELRSNLQVSQEAGVRYNIQLMNALVLYVGTQAIAFIRSKGHTPNMSTIAHSAHMDIFQNLAVDLDTEGRYLFLNAIANQLRYPNSHTHYFSCTLLYLFAEANTEAIQEQITRVLLERLIVNRPHPWGLLITFIELIKNPTYKFWTHEFVHCAPEIEKLFESVARSCMVQKQVQPTPEPEIPE